The proteins below come from a single Bombus pyrosoma isolate SC7728 linkage group LG10, ASM1482585v1, whole genome shotgun sequence genomic window:
- the LOC122571738 gene encoding uncharacterized protein LOC122571738: MKDIVPETFSRTFNDKRSNLLGAPMDVTTNQEDFLQRIIEEACEESRRRITQTARRKNEECAEQKRADYKDSKKELRPAIFSSKRLAWKKFTAILDRDPWGLPCKRVIARLRSNKSCASLGKEQAANIIGNLFLTVDIGASRYGVTEEIGGGTPGAGNTIHMENLKEAVGRLNVKKAVGIDRIPGIVIKFIYEHGAQDLLAMVNAIYEIGRIPAKWKVARLILLNKPGRDPRLSSSYRPISILPAMSKVWEYTFKAVIKKELGMDPFHRNQFGFRKGKGTIDAITQVLVDPLLWNLVYDSLLAKFDNQPNVRVIAFADDLAVMVGLKKKESVEGTLNLHMQTTIRWNKNSGLQKTRDKTEIILLTGMRVPRSFGITLAGMTLCTHEAVKYLGVVLDSRRNFYKHIEEVCARADALVGAIKVLLPNVNSPSNACRKLYYQVWESVVLYASPVWGDALNKSKIVDEFRRAQRSSSTAYRTVSHAALCVLSGTIPIHIMARWPIFVARKSVRPNLEDPEGYSNQLRMFEEEAVEAWKTEWSRLKTDVNIPDEIVPDVDNNSVRKVRHRLNTFGSKERVARKMFKTMNRNIRIYGIAE; the protein is encoded by the exons ATGAAGGACATCGTGCCGGAAACTTTTTCAAGAACTTTCAACGACAAGAGGTCTAATTTATTGGGAGCGCCGATGGATGTGACAACGAATCAGGAGGATTTTCTTCAGAGGATCATCGAAGAAGCATGCGAGGAGTCG aggagaaggatAACGCAAACAGCTAGAAGGAAAAACGAGGAGTGCGCCGAGCAGAAGAGAGCCGATTACAAGGATAGCAAGAAAGAGCTTAGGCCAGCTATCTTCTCGAGTAAGAGGCTGGCCTGGAAGAAGTTTACTGCCATCCTTGACCGTGATCCATGGGGCTTGCCATGTAAAAGGGTCATAGCCAGACTCAGAAGTAATAAGTCGTGTGCAAGCCTTGGAAAGGAACAGGCAGCGAACATAATCGGTAATCTCTTCTTAACAGTGGACATTGGTGCTTCGAGGTACGGCGTTACCGAAGAAATCGGCGGTGGGACGCCCGGAGCTGGGAACACGATCCATATGGAGAACTTAAAAGAAGCAGTCGGCCGCCTAAACGTAAAGAAGGCCGTCGGTATAGACAGGATCCCGGGAATAGTCATCAAGTTTATCTACGAACATGGAGCGCAGGATCTGCTGGCCATGGTCAATGCTATTTACGAGATTGGCAGAATACCGGCCAAATGGAAAGTGGCCCGGCTGATCTTGCTGAATAAACCCGGGAGGGATCCCAGACTCTCCTCGTCGTACCGACCTATCAGCATTCTACCGGCGATGAGTAAGGTCTGGGAGTATACCTTCAAGGCGGTAATCAAGAAGGAACTGGGTATGGACCCGTTTCATCGAAACCAATTTGGGTTCCGCAAGGGGAAAGGCACCATCGATGCTATCACACAGGTTT TGGTGGACCCGTTGCTGTGGAACTTAGTGTACGACAGCCTATTAGCCAAATTCGACAATCAACCGAATGTGCGAGTGATCGCATTCGCGGACGACCTTGCTGTCATGGTGGGCctgaagaaaaaggaaagcgtGGAGGGTACACTGAACCTCCACATGCAAACGACCATCAGATGGAACAAGAATTCGGGTCTCCAGAAAACAAGGGATAAAAcggaaattattttgttgacGGGAATGAGAGTTCCAAGGAGTTTTGGCATTACCTTGGCGGGGATGACGCTATGCACGCACGAAGCAGTGAAATATTTAGGTGTGGTGCTCGACAGTAGGAGGAATTTTTATAAGCACATAGAGGAGGTTTGTGCTAGAGCGGATGCGTTGGTAGGGGCTATCAAAGTGCTCCTGCCGAATGTAAACAGCCCCTCCAATGCCTGCAGGAAATTGTACTATCAGGTATGGGAGTCGGTCGTACTATATGCCTCTCCGGTGTGGGGAGATGCGCTGAATAAGAGCAAGATAGTTGACGAGTTTCGCAGAGCGCAGAGAAGTTCCTCGACTGCATATAGGACAGTCTCGCACGCGGCGCTGTGCGTGCTGTCGGGGACCATTCCCATTCACATTATGGCGCGTTGGCCTATCTTTGTGGCCAGAAAATCGGTGCGACCTAATCTTGAGGATCCAGAGGGGTACTCCAATCAGCTACGAATGTTCGAAGAGGAAGCGGTGGAGGCGTGGAAAACGGAATGGTCCAG ATTGAAAACAGACGTTAACATTCCTGATGAAATAGTACCAGATGTTGACAATAATAGTGTGAGAAAAGTCCGACATCGATTAAACACATTTGGATCAAAAGAAAGAGTTGCAAGGAAGATGTTCAAGACCATGAACAGAAACATAAGGATTTATGGCATTGCTGAGTGA